One part of the Hyphomicrobiales bacterium genome encodes these proteins:
- a CDS encoding dihydrodipicolinate synthase family protein, whose product MTDRFRGTYTVMVTAFDAQGRVDLEAQARFTDWQVREGIHGLIPLGSTGEFLSMSTQERRAVAKCVIDTVAGRVPVLVGAGAESTDEVIDNVAMAEELGADGTMIIPPFYSTPTWDELIHHFGRIGQAATRPVMIYNNPATANVDLVPPLVAELSRLPRIDYIKESTMDVTRIRDILDMSEGRMTVFGGIMGFESFVEGAEGWVAVGSNIMPAALAKLFTLTADDEDYHAARTLYRKVLPIIRLVAGHRYVSGSKAALELIGMPMGAPRAPRLPLPENEMGEVRTALSSVGLLPRQVA is encoded by the coding sequence ATGACCGATCGGTTCCGTGGCACGTATACCGTGATGGTGACGGCTTTTGACGCCCAGGGTCGCGTGGACCTTGAAGCGCAGGCTCGGTTCACGGACTGGCAGGTGCGCGAAGGCATTCACGGATTGATACCGCTGGGGTCCACTGGTGAGTTTTTGTCCATGAGCACGCAGGAGCGGCGCGCAGTTGCCAAATGCGTCATCGACACTGTGGCCGGGCGGGTGCCGGTGCTTGTGGGGGCAGGCGCAGAGAGCACCGATGAGGTGATCGACAACGTGGCAATGGCCGAAGAGTTGGGCGCGGATGGAACCATGATCATTCCCCCGTTCTATTCGACTCCCACATGGGACGAACTGATCCACCACTTTGGCCGCATCGGGCAGGCCGCAACACGCCCGGTGATGATCTACAACAACCCAGCCACGGCGAACGTGGATCTGGTCCCACCGCTCGTTGCCGAACTCTCCCGCTTGCCCAGAATCGACTACATCAAGGAATCGACGATGGACGTCACGCGTATCCGCGACATCTTGGATATGAGTGAAGGACGCATGACGGTTTTTGGCGGGATAATGGGGTTCGAAAGCTTTGTTGAAGGGGCGGAAGGTTGGGTTGCAGTTGGCTCCAACATCATGCCTGCCGCGCTAGCAAAACTGTTTACGTTGACAGCTGACGATGAGGATTATCACGCCGCCCGCACCCTTTATCGGAAAGTACTGCCGATCATCCGATTGGTTGCCGGTCACCGCTATGTATCCGGCAGCAAGGCGGCGCTGGAGCTTATTGGAATGCCGATGGGTGCCCCCCGTGCTCCACGTCTGCCTTTGCCCGAAAATG